The following proteins come from a genomic window of Candidatus Obscuribacterales bacterium:
- a CDS encoding DUF6585 family protein: MEIYPVQIETLAKRYELGALISTHGWYRPIYRNALLMLLFLSPFVLLMAALIIGIPILILMIVFLIIVIRRLTTSRQIFFVYEQGIIDRRKSPAQVVKYSEVAELWSLSRLEAAPFVRVHREEYKVKTLDGKVYRFIQTINGIREVGDYLQHQVLQHQFSRAIAQLDQDEMLQFGKLKLSRNG, translated from the coding sequence ATGGAGATTTATCCTGTGCAAATAGAAACTCTTGCCAAACGTTATGAACTTGGAGCACTGATCAGTACCCATGGATGGTATCGACCCATTTATCGCAATGCATTGTTGATGCTCCTGTTCCTGTCTCCATTTGTCTTGCTTATGGCTGCTCTAATTATTGGAATTCCAATCTTAATTTTGATGATTGTGTTTCTGATAATTGTCATTCGGCGGTTGACCACATCTCGGCAGATTTTCTTCGTTTATGAACAGGGGATCATTGATCGCCGCAAATCTCCGGCACAAGTGGTCAAATACTCTGAAGTCGCTGAATTATGGTCTTTGAGTCGGCTGGAGGCTGCCCCATTTGTTCGAGTTCACCGGGAAGAATATAAGGTAAAAACGCTTGATGGCAAAGTCTATCGCTTTATTCAGACGATTAATGGCATTCGAGAGGTGGGAGATTACCTACAACATCAGGTATTACAGCACCAATTCTCTAGGGCGATCGCGCAACTCGATCAAGACGAAATGCTGCAATTTGGCAAGCTCAAATTAAGCCGCAACGGATT
- a CDS encoding cupin domain-containing protein, whose product MRVFSRLEFNEPAHCLKVQEHLWREALAKAVPDPVVGIRHEAIAGDADYRIHVAAIPHQVGCHFHAQGSEVYEVVEGAGRLHFGQVVSAGGAFEVNWETPVDVATGDRFVIPEGYAHQLRKQGEGELTILFACPDSHLDDAVDRTILPDAPR is encoded by the coding sequence ATGCGAGTATTCAGCAGGCTGGAATTTAACGAACCGGCTCATTGCCTAAAGGTTCAAGAGCATCTATGGCGAGAGGCCTTGGCAAAGGCTGTCCCAGACCCAGTCGTCGGGATTCGCCACGAGGCGATCGCAGGCGACGCCGACTATCGCATTCACGTCGCGGCCATTCCGCACCAGGTGGGCTGCCATTTTCATGCCCAGGGCAGTGAAGTCTACGAAGTGGTTGAGGGGGCTGGACGTTTGCACTTTGGCCAGGTCGTAAGCGCAGGTGGAGCCTTTGAGGTCAACTGGGAAACCCCGGTTGATGTCGCTACGGGCGATCGCTTTGTCATTCCCGAAGGCTATGCCCACCAGCTGCGCAAACAGGGTGAAGGCGAGCTGACCATTCTGTTTGCCTGCCCAGATTCGCACTTGGATGATGCTGTTGATCGAACAATTCTCCCGGATGCACCGCGTTGA